The Vibrio echinoideorum genome includes a region encoding these proteins:
- a CDS encoding methyl-accepting chemotaxis protein, whose protein sequence is MFKKLSLKNKLAISASMAIILGGILVEALSFRASLQRLDIEVAQRLEGTSASYNQYVSDWILSKERALTSLPKESQQDSLVTHLKQVRDSASFDNVFLAFPDGSQKNANGVVLPPGNDDPRQWGWYTNAVANPSKVFMDNPTVAAATGANVVSLGTAMQLHGQQVVLGADVEITDILNSLEKVILPGEGYMFIATKKGTVYTHPDTKLLNKNISSLGLDFSDVQKALTSRKDTCIELNGSDYVLYASAIEGTELITVSVVNHDSLVAPLFDAVLGQVLVTLLVVIVCTVLFNLLCTILFRPLNHVSKALAQIANGSGDLTQRIHVENQDEVGELAHNFNTFVGSLQQLIGHIRGQSEQLNNQSEQSTQRANRSVNELNHQQQEITMVATAVTEMACATQEIASHAEQTAKAAQDSATSTNSGHALVVDTKGSINNLANEVNEAGNVISELNKHAQEISTVLATIQGIAEQTNLLALNAAIEAARAGEQGRGFAVVADEVRVLSQRTHSSTEEIKSTIDILQKTTGQAVELMESSSKLALHSVEDADRASHALEEINTAVALISDMATQIATAAEEQTHVTGEITQNITTIKDVTDHLVVGAQDSLTESNELKSQAAGLSDKVATFKLA, encoded by the coding sequence ATGTTCAAGAAACTCTCGCTTAAAAATAAGCTAGCGATCTCAGCTAGCATGGCCATTATCCTGGGGGGGATTTTGGTCGAAGCTCTTTCTTTTCGTGCTTCATTACAAAGGCTCGATATTGAAGTCGCACAACGTTTAGAAGGGACGTCGGCATCTTACAATCAATATGTATCAGATTGGATCTTATCTAAAGAACGCGCGTTGACTTCTCTTCCGAAAGAATCACAACAAGACAGTTTAGTGACTCATCTTAAACAAGTTCGTGATTCGGCGTCTTTTGATAATGTATTTTTAGCCTTCCCTGATGGTTCACAAAAGAACGCGAACGGAGTGGTATTGCCACCAGGTAATGATGATCCTCGCCAATGGGGTTGGTACACCAATGCGGTAGCAAACCCTAGTAAAGTGTTTATGGACAACCCAACGGTTGCCGCTGCGACTGGTGCTAACGTTGTGTCATTGGGTACTGCGATGCAGTTGCATGGTCAGCAAGTCGTTTTAGGTGCGGATGTTGAGATTACCGACATTCTTAACAGCCTTGAAAAAGTGATTCTTCCTGGTGAAGGTTACATGTTTATCGCGACCAAGAAGGGCACGGTTTACACGCATCCAGACACCAAGTTATTGAACAAGAATATTAGTTCGCTTGGATTGGATTTTTCGGATGTACAAAAAGCACTAACGAGCAGAAAAGATACATGCATTGAGTTGAATGGTAGCGATTATGTTCTTTATGCGAGCGCGATTGAAGGAACAGAGCTGATTACTGTTAGCGTAGTGAATCACGACTCTTTGGTTGCACCGTTATTTGATGCTGTACTTGGCCAAGTCTTAGTGACGTTACTTGTTGTGATTGTATGTACGGTGCTGTTTAACCTGTTGTGTACGATTCTATTTCGCCCGCTAAACCATGTTTCGAAAGCCTTGGCACAAATCGCTAATGGTAGTGGTGACTTAACTCAGCGTATCCATGTTGAAAACCAAGATGAAGTTGGGGAATTAGCACATAACTTCAATACTTTTGTTGGTAGCCTTCAGCAGTTGATTGGTCATATTCGTGGTCAATCAGAACAACTTAACAACCAATCAGAGCAAAGTACTCAGCGTGCGAACCGTTCGGTGAACGAGCTTAACCATCAACAACAAGAAATCACGATGGTCGCGACGGCGGTAACAGAAATGGCGTGTGCAACGCAAGAGATAGCGTCACACGCAGAACAAACCGCAAAAGCAGCACAAGATTCAGCGACGAGTACTAACAGCGGTCACGCTCTGGTAGTAGACACCAAAGGCTCGATCAATAACCTAGCCAATGAAGTTAACGAAGCGGGTAACGTAATCAGTGAACTGAACAAGCACGCTCAAGAGATCTCGACAGTATTAGCGACGATTCAAGGCATTGCTGAACAGACGAACTTACTGGCTCTGAATGCAGCCATTGAAGCGGCTCGTGCTGGTGAACAAGGGCGTGGTTTTGCGGTAGTAGCTGATGAAGTACGAGTGCTTTCACAGCGTACTCACTCTTCTACGGAAGAGATCAAATCGACGATTGATATTCTACAGAAAACAACAGGCCAAGCCGTTGAGTTAATGGAGAGTAGTTCTAAGCTCGCATTGCATTCAGTAGAAGATGCCGACAGAGCTTCGCACGCTCTTGAAGAGATCAATACTGCCGTTGCTTTGATTAGTGATATGGCGACTCAAATTGCAACCGCAGCAGAAGAACAAACACATGTGACGGGCGAAATCACCCAGAACATCACGACCATTAAAGATGTGACTGACCACTTAGTTGTTGGTGCACAAGACAGCTTAACTGAATCGAACGAACTTAAGAGCCAGGCTGCAGGCCTAAGTGACAAGGTAGCAACGTTTAAGCTTGCTTAA
- a CDS encoding enoyl-CoA hydratase — protein MNNRLINFLNEIGTIMYVGGILSHIVIGATLGHETAEMAYHVGMYKELSAYILILPGLGLKLFADLYYYFSVKQKPNWLKVKLVMLAFLSVNAFAFLVPMMPELVELAKASIPQGQVSQAYLDKAQIEQWIGMSNALPLLAELVLGSFKPKLFDERKLNS, from the coding sequence ATGAATAATCGATTGATCAATTTCCTAAACGAAATCGGCACTATTATGTATGTGGGCGGTATTTTGTCTCACATTGTTATAGGCGCAACGCTGGGGCATGAAACTGCCGAAATGGCGTACCACGTTGGTATGTACAAAGAGTTAAGTGCCTATATCCTGATTTTACCGGGCTTAGGACTAAAGCTATTTGCAGATTTATATTACTACTTCTCTGTAAAGCAGAAACCTAACTGGTTGAAAGTTAAGCTTGTGATGCTAGCGTTCTTGAGCGTCAATGCGTTCGCTTTCTTAGTGCCAATGATGCCTGAATTGGTCGAGCTTGCTAAGGCTTCAATACCTCAAGGGCAGGTTAGCCAAGCATATTTAGATAAAGCTCAAATTGAACAATGGATCGGTATGTCTAACGCGCTTCCGTTGCTCGCAGAGTTAGTGCTAGGTTCGTTCAAACCAAAACTGTTTGATGAAAGAAAGCTGAATAGTTAG
- a CDS encoding cytochrome c: MNKTMASLLCTTTVLTSAYAIGSQNDATQSQNLQSHASQIEQRQDAFTQVETLVEKANDTLDGNDTNWLALEETSLKLTTHSEALLTLFPSGSQEGSKAKETVWSQPEKFNRLLGQMDQGFQELYRGSQSSDVSLAESGLEAAQDTCKSCHRSYRSRW; the protein is encoded by the coding sequence ATGAACAAGACAATGGCGAGCCTACTGTGTACGACAACCGTTTTAACAAGTGCCTACGCAATAGGCTCACAAAACGATGCTACTCAAAGTCAAAACTTACAAAGTCATGCAAGCCAAATAGAACAGCGCCAAGACGCTTTTACACAGGTTGAAACCTTAGTTGAGAAAGCCAATGACACTTTGGATGGCAACGATACGAATTGGCTGGCGCTTGAAGAAACCAGTTTAAAGCTAACAACACATAGCGAAGCGTTACTGACATTGTTTCCGTCGGGCAGCCAAGAGGGGAGCAAAGCAAAGGAAACTGTTTGGAGCCAGCCGGAGAAATTCAATCGACTACTTGGGCAAATGGATCAGGGTTTTCAGGAACTCTACCGAGGCAGTCAAAGCAGTGATGTATCGTTAGCGGAATCAGGATTAGAAGCAGCGCAAGACACTTGCAAAAGCTGCCATCGCTCATACCGCTCTCGTTGGTAA
- a CDS encoding cytochrome b/b6 domain-containing protein has protein sequence MKIWDLSTRLYHWAQAALFIGLMASGISGNGPHIQLGLALMTLIIWRLIWGWVGSETSRFRQFLRSPRSVIHYLQGKEKTKPGHNPAGGWMVVTLLLALVLQCVSGLALAGFLDHLPYANVWLNDSVFSVLENVHLAMIKVLPTLVGVHVFAVLFYKLRSKPLTWAMITGFQTQIQFNGSVAFVSQWRALFVLALAAMFTVILVALA, from the coding sequence ATGAAAATTTGGGATCTATCAACTCGCCTATATCACTGGGCTCAAGCCGCGCTTTTTATAGGTTTAATGGCATCGGGTATTTCTGGTAATGGACCCCATATTCAACTGGGGTTGGCACTCATGACATTGATCATTTGGAGATTGATTTGGGGTTGGGTTGGCAGTGAAACAAGCCGATTCAGACAATTTCTACGTTCACCAAGATCGGTTATTCACTATCTACAAGGCAAAGAAAAAACAAAGCCGGGTCATAACCCTGCAGGTGGTTGGATGGTTGTAACACTGCTACTGGCTTTAGTTCTTCAGTGTGTCTCAGGTTTAGCCTTAGCTGGATTTCTTGACCACTTGCCCTATGCAAATGTTTGGTTGAATGACTCCGTGTTTTCGGTATTAGAAAACGTTCACCTTGCCATGATAAAAGTTCTTCCTACTCTGGTTGGTGTACACGTCTTTGCCGTTCTTTTCTATAAATTACGTTCAAAACCATTAACTTGGGCGATGATCACAGGCTTTCAAACACAAATCCAATTTAATGGAAGCGTAGCGTTTGTATCGCAATGGCGTGCGTTGTTTGTACTTGCTTTAGCTGCAATGTTTACCGTTATTCTGGTTGCATTGGCGTAA
- a CDS encoding MarR family winged helix-turn-helix transcriptional regulator → MNEVLNKQQTARWLIHVIANDAAKTFDSELKKHGLTIALWPTLMCLWEKEGVTQRAIAQKSKVENSTTTRTLDKLERLGLIERRLDPNSRRSFNIYLTDNGRAIQEDLLPIPVQVNQQYLSVLEPDEQKEIRRLLQKMVSRI, encoded by the coding sequence ATGAATGAAGTGCTTAATAAACAGCAAACCGCTCGTTGGTTGATCCATGTAATCGCAAACGATGCAGCAAAGACATTTGATTCAGAACTCAAAAAACATGGATTAACCATTGCTCTTTGGCCAACATTGATGTGTTTATGGGAAAAAGAAGGGGTGACTCAACGAGCGATTGCTCAAAAATCCAAAGTAGAAAATTCGACCACGACTCGTACCTTAGACAAACTCGAACGTCTTGGTTTGATTGAACGACGGCTTGACCCAAACAGCCGTCGCTCTTTCAATATTTACCTAACCGATAACGGACGTGCGATCCAAGAAGATCTCTTGCCGATCCCTGTCCAAGTCAATCAACAATACTTAAGTGTATTAGAACCAGACGAACAAAAAGAGATCCGTCGTTTACTGCAGAAAATGGTCTCGCGTATATAG
- a CDS encoding DUF1826 domain-containing protein codes for MNAVLTESLATSISQSSSASLIENIKEQASQNLCFSASEEPTVLSDIYKTGINIAIWQRNFDEELTDEINEFIALNPKFSKSISLSPDNAFEKLEFATDGTASKALLDNMAELVDMFCCLFELEEVGLRLAVLNQAMCPRFHFDQVPCRLVTTYHGTATQWLPNYSVDRSKLGRGSNGQPDSASGLYSHEPDIKQLSSGDVALLKGERWSGNENSGLVHRSPVASPDDTRLLLTLDFG; via the coding sequence ATGAATGCCGTTTTAACCGAATCTTTGGCAACGAGTATCAGCCAGTCATCGAGTGCGAGTTTGATCGAAAACATTAAGGAACAGGCAAGCCAGAACCTATGTTTTAGCGCTTCAGAAGAGCCGACAGTATTATCCGATATATACAAAACTGGAATCAACATTGCGATTTGGCAGCGTAATTTTGATGAAGAACTAACGGATGAAATCAACGAGTTTATCGCTTTGAATCCCAAATTTAGTAAGTCTATTAGCCTTTCACCCGACAACGCTTTTGAGAAATTGGAGTTTGCGACGGATGGAACGGCTTCAAAGGCGCTATTAGACAATATGGCGGAGCTGGTGGATATGTTCTGTTGTTTGTTCGAGCTTGAAGAAGTCGGGCTACGCTTAGCGGTTTTGAATCAAGCAATGTGTCCACGTTTTCACTTTGATCAAGTGCCTTGCCGCTTAGTGACTACCTATCACGGCACAGCAACTCAATGGCTACCAAACTATTCGGTCGACCGCTCTAAGCTAGGTCGTGGAAGTAATGGACAACCAGATTCGGCTTCAGGGCTGTACAGTCACGAGCCTGATATTAAGCAACTCTCGAGTGGCGATGTTGCACTGTTAAAGGGTGAGCGCTGGAGCGGAAACGAGAACTCTGGCCTTGTCCATCGCTCACCAGTGGCTTCACCTGACGATACGCGGCTCTTGCTGACGTTGGATTTTGGTTAA
- a CDS encoding YceI family protein, producing the protein MKKLIPTLGLFCAVISAQSFAESGYTLDSKLSNITFATIKKQFVVEPASIKALSGGLTEDGQFSIMLDLKSLSTGVAIRDQRLNELYFESITFPEVKVSGKIDPSILSGDPKNTTIEAEVTLHGVTKKINFPVLVVPADGFVMVNSASTIIVNGADFGISTDNLNKLSATVGGLAISDKIPLSFNLLFDR; encoded by the coding sequence ATGAAAAAACTAATCCCTACGCTCGGTCTCTTTTGTGCCGTTATCTCTGCGCAATCTTTCGCGGAAAGCGGCTACACGTTAGATTCAAAGTTGTCGAATATCACCTTCGCAACCATTAAGAAACAGTTTGTTGTTGAGCCTGCGTCCATCAAAGCGTTATCAGGAGGGCTCACAGAAGATGGCCAGTTTTCTATAATGTTGGATTTAAAAAGTCTAAGCACCGGAGTTGCGATTCGTGACCAGCGACTCAATGAACTCTACTTTGAATCAATCACTTTCCCTGAAGTAAAGGTATCCGGGAAAATTGATCCCTCCATACTTTCTGGCGATCCGAAAAACACGACTATCGAAGCCGAAGTCACCTTACATGGCGTGACCAAGAAGATTAATTTCCCTGTTTTGGTGGTTCCTGCGGACGGCTTTGTGATGGTCAATTCAGCTTCAACCATTATTGTAAATGGCGCTGATTTTGGAATATCGACAGATAACCTAAACAAGCTTTCAGCAACCGTTGGTGGGTTAGCCATTTCAGATAAGATCCCACTAAGCTTCAATCTTCTCTTCGACAGATAG
- a CDS encoding NADH:flavin oxidoreductase/NADH oxidase family protein produces the protein MNSSNLSKPFTLSNGQVIKNRLFKSAMSEQLGDKQHNPKTGLTTLYQRWAEGGIGLSMTGNVMVDRNALGEPNNVVLDEKSDLSIFRHWANAGKQNGSQIWMQLNHPGKQIPKFLCDQPVAPSAISLERGLEKGFNTPRALTDPEIHDVINKFAHSAKLAKQTGFTGVQIHGAHGYLVSQFLSSRHNQRNDKWGGSLENRLRFVLEVYRAIRKEVGNDFPVGIKLNSADFMKGGFTEEESMQVVQTLSNNGIDLIEISGGTYESPSMMGSKNKNEPVKASTLKREAYFMDYMVKVRKLVDTPLVVTGGFRTAPAMNEALQTSATDFIGIARTMAVDPDFPNKLIDDPNHGMPLTVPTTGKPTLDKMAMVGLVWYEHQMWRIAAGKNADPKLSALSVVIKTILSAGWHSFKKRRA, from the coding sequence ATGAATTCGAGCAACCTCAGCAAGCCGTTCACTCTTTCCAACGGTCAAGTCATCAAGAATCGCCTCTTCAAATCAGCGATGAGTGAACAACTTGGCGACAAGCAACATAACCCTAAAACTGGCTTAACAACCCTATATCAACGTTGGGCTGAAGGTGGCATCGGTTTATCCATGACAGGTAACGTGATGGTTGATAGAAATGCGCTTGGAGAGCCGAATAACGTTGTTTTGGACGAGAAAAGTGACCTCAGCATCTTTCGCCATTGGGCAAATGCCGGAAAACAAAACGGCTCACAGATATGGATGCAGCTAAACCACCCAGGCAAACAGATCCCTAAGTTCCTTTGTGATCAGCCAGTCGCACCTTCAGCAATCTCTTTAGAGCGCGGGTTAGAGAAAGGCTTTAACACGCCTCGCGCGCTCACTGATCCTGAGATCCACGACGTGATTAACAAGTTTGCCCATAGTGCTAAGCTAGCAAAGCAAACGGGATTTACTGGCGTGCAAATTCACGGCGCTCATGGTTACCTAGTGAGTCAATTCTTGTCATCAAGACACAACCAACGTAACGATAAATGGGGTGGTTCATTGGAGAACCGACTTCGATTCGTACTCGAAGTTTACCGTGCGATCCGCAAAGAAGTGGGTAACGATTTTCCCGTGGGGATTAAGCTCAATAGCGCTGACTTCATGAAAGGCGGTTTCACCGAAGAAGAGTCGATGCAAGTTGTACAAACGCTCAGTAACAACGGCATCGACTTGATTGAAATATCTGGTGGCACATATGAAAGCCCCTCGATGATGGGTTCTAAGAATAAAAACGAACCTGTAAAGGCAAGCACGTTAAAGCGTGAAGCCTATTTTATGGATTACATGGTTAAGGTAAGAAAGCTAGTAGATACACCTTTGGTGGTCACTGGTGGCTTTCGAACGGCACCAGCAATGAACGAAGCATTGCAAACTTCCGCGACTGACTTTATTGGAATTGCACGAACCATGGCGGTTGACCCTGACTTCCCCAATAAACTGATAGACGATCCAAACCACGGAATGCCATTAACTGTGCCAACGACAGGTAAGCCGACATTAGATAAAATGGCGATGGTTGGACTGGTTTGGTACGAGCATCAAATGTGGCGCATTGCCGCTGGGAAAAATGCCGACCCCAAATTAAGTGCGCTTAGTGTGGTCATTAAAACGATTCTAAGTGCTGGTTGGCATTCCTTTAAAAAACGCAGAGCCTAA